From the Bdellovibrio reynosensis genome, one window contains:
- a CDS encoding P-loop NTPase produces MERDLHKLYLETVDQTSHTEKNCDTKLWVVASGKGGVGKTFVSSSLGITLSKLGHSVVIVDLDLSGANVHTSLGLSPSHMNIRHFFEGSKTLQELVIPTPFPHLSYVQGFWDSWTPTDFSYSQVHGLLPELKKLRADYVIVDMGAGALEPHLELFKAADEKFLITSPEPTSIEKTYRFLEAFVCHTLKENSTPDAFGTMISTLRNHRQRTLEKPFSFRSYLKEQSGIQYNFFEALSEKPVRLVVNSARCPKNSDLGHAMKSVCVKYYDLGIDFLGAIDFDNAVWQSVRTREHVLVAQPFTPLAGQFLTTCKQLIDPEELRAVV; encoded by the coding sequence ATGGAACGAGATCTTCACAAACTCTATCTTGAAACTGTTGACCAAACTTCGCACACAGAAAAAAACTGTGATACGAAGCTTTGGGTTGTTGCTTCCGGCAAAGGTGGCGTTGGTAAAACGTTCGTTTCTTCAAGCCTGGGTATTACTCTTTCTAAACTAGGTCATTCAGTTGTCATCGTCGATCTGGATTTAAGCGGCGCCAATGTTCATACTTCTTTAGGTCTTTCACCTTCCCACATGAACATCAGACATTTCTTTGAAGGTTCTAAAACTTTGCAAGAGCTGGTAATTCCGACTCCGTTCCCACATCTTTCTTATGTTCAAGGATTCTGGGATTCATGGACTCCGACTGATTTCTCATATTCTCAAGTTCACGGACTATTGCCTGAATTAAAAAAGCTTCGCGCTGATTATGTGATCGTGGATATGGGTGCTGGCGCTTTGGAACCGCACTTAGAGTTATTCAAAGCTGCTGATGAGAAATTCCTTATCACTTCACCAGAACCAACAAGCATCGAAAAGACTTACCGATTCCTGGAAGCTTTCGTGTGCCATACTTTAAAAGAAAATTCGACGCCAGACGCCTTTGGCACAATGATTTCAACTTTAAGAAATCATCGTCAACGTACACTTGAGAAGCCTTTTTCTTTCCGTTCTTATTTAAAAGAGCAAAGTGGAATTCAGTATAATTTCTTTGAAGCGCTTTCAGAAAAGCCAGTTCGCTTGGTTGTGAACTCCGCTCGTTGTCCAAAAAACTCTGATTTAGGACATGCGATGAAGAGTGTTTGTGTTAAATACTACGACCTTGGTATTGATTTCTTGGGGGCGATCGACTTCGACAACGCTGTGTGGCAGTCAGTTCGTACGAGAGAGCACGTTCTTGTAGCGCAGCCATTTACTCCACTTGCGGGACAATTTTTAACTACCTGCAAACAACTTATTGATCCGGAAGAGCTTCGCGCCGTAGTATAA
- the tsf gene encoding translation elongation factor Ts: MSISANLVKELREKTSAGMMDCKKALEATSGDFDAAVEWLRVKGLSSAAKKADRIAAEGTVAAQVTGNTGVVAEINSETDFVARNDGFKNLVADVVNHIANSNATGEILEQPFHKDSSKKIGDVLKEAIATIGENIVIRRFEKYTATATSLVHTYIHGEGKIGVMIEVTASKPEAVSNPELKTFAQDVALHIAAMNPMAISSAEIPADVVAKEKEILAAKNLESGKKPEMIEKIVEGQIRKFLAENCLVDQAFVKNPDLKVSDLAKQVGGKIGADVGVKRFVRFELGAGIEKKSNDFAAEVAAQMKGH, translated from the coding sequence ATGTCTATTTCCGCTAATCTAGTAAAAGAACTTAGAGAAAAAACCAGCGCTGGTATGATGGATTGCAAAAAAGCTCTAGAAGCTACTTCTGGTGACTTTGATGCTGCTGTTGAATGGTTGCGCGTAAAAGGTCTTTCTTCTGCTGCTAAAAAAGCTGACCGTATCGCTGCTGAAGGTACTGTGGCTGCTCAAGTTACTGGTAACACAGGTGTTGTTGCAGAGATCAACTCTGAAACAGATTTCGTGGCTCGTAACGATGGTTTCAAAAACCTTGTTGCTGACGTTGTTAACCACATCGCGAATTCAAACGCGACTGGCGAAATCTTGGAACAACCTTTCCACAAAGATTCTTCTAAAAAAATCGGCGATGTTTTGAAAGAAGCTATCGCGACTATCGGTGAAAACATCGTTATCCGTCGTTTTGAAAAATACACTGCGACTGCGACTAGCCTTGTTCACACTTACATCCACGGTGAAGGTAAAATCGGCGTTATGATCGAAGTGACTGCTTCTAAACCAGAAGCAGTAAGCAATCCTGAGCTTAAAACTTTCGCTCAAGACGTTGCTCTTCACATCGCTGCGATGAACCCAATGGCTATTTCATCTGCTGAAATCCCAGCTGATGTTGTTGCTAAAGAAAAAGAAATCCTAGCTGCTAAGAACCTTGAGTCTGGCAAAAAACCTGAAATGATCGAAAAAATCGTTGAAGGTCAAATCCGCAAGTTCTTGGCTGAAAACTGCCTAGTTGACCAAGCTTTCGTAAAAAATCCTGACTTGAAAGTTAGCGATCTTGCGAAACAAGTTGGTGGCAAAATCGGTGCTGACGTTGGCGTTAAACGCTTCGTTCGTTTCGAACTTGGCGCTGGTATCGAAAAGAAATCTAACGATTTCGCAGCTGAAGTTGCTGCTCAGATGAAAGGACACTAG
- the pgeF gene encoding peptidoglycan editing factor PgeF — MNIEQTQYGYEVRTEHITVFLGGVHAQLPKLAEAYPDFKLTRLKQIHSDAVVETKDHALDYQVIADSHFTKEKGLALCVITADCVPIFFYDPATNLIAGAHAGWRGVASRIIPKTIQKMIQLGSFPQNLQVIVGPHIQKQSFEVENDVRDQILSSLGPLSPSERASYFEETSAGKCRVDLSEVVKTQLQQEGLDLDKVFNLHIDTVTNPDFHSYRRDKDKSGRQISFICRTQ; from the coding sequence ATGAACATAGAACAAACCCAATACGGATACGAAGTGCGCACAGAGCACATCACCGTATTTTTAGGGGGAGTTCATGCGCAATTACCAAAACTTGCAGAAGCCTATCCTGATTTTAAACTAACGCGCCTAAAACAGATTCACAGTGATGCGGTTGTTGAAACCAAAGACCACGCACTTGATTATCAAGTCATTGCTGATTCGCATTTTACAAAAGAAAAAGGCTTGGCTTTATGTGTGATTACCGCCGATTGCGTGCCTATTTTCTTTTATGATCCTGCGACAAATTTAATTGCTGGCGCCCACGCCGGATGGCGTGGAGTTGCTTCAAGAATCATCCCAAAGACAATTCAGAAAATGATTCAACTGGGAAGTTTTCCGCAGAATTTGCAGGTCATCGTCGGTCCTCATATTCAAAAACAAAGTTTTGAAGTTGAAAACGACGTGCGCGATCAGATTCTTTCCAGCCTGGGACCTTTGAGTCCTTCGGAACGCGCTTCCTATTTTGAAGAAACTTCTGCAGGCAAGTGCCGGGTGGATCTTAGTGAGGTTGTGAAGACTCAGCTTCAGCAAGAGGGTCTTGATCTTGATAAGGTCTTTAATCTGCACATCGATACTGTGACCAATCCCGATTTTCATTCTTACCGTCGCGACAAAGATAAATCCGGCAGGCAAATCAGCTTTATCTGCCGCACCCAATGA
- a CDS encoding phosphatidate cytidylyltransferase encodes MTTWKSFLTRATSAIIALALIIGLYVTLAVDGIKIAVCLIVAIGAYELLGILFKNENSKFLKYFFYVLSLAVFAASISSLSVGSLAFSLSLITYIIAVLLVSHKQGELNSMATYCAKGALGLFYIGLLPSFAYRILEHNNGIAWFTFLLAVVFAGDTMAYIFGVLIGRHKVMPSVSPKKTWEGSIGGTVGSLLAAVICWLAMFPEVSLTPLLILAALAGFAGQFGDFFESLLKRVSDVKDSGKIMPGHGGVLDRVDAVLFASPVILSGILILSHLLS; translated from the coding sequence ATGACAACTTGGAAAAGTTTCCTAACTAGAGCTACTTCCGCAATTATTGCCCTTGCACTTATCATCGGACTTTATGTCACGCTTGCCGTTGACGGGATTAAAATCGCAGTTTGTCTTATTGTTGCCATTGGCGCCTATGAACTTTTAGGAATTCTTTTTAAAAATGAAAATTCAAAGTTCTTAAAATATTTTTTCTACGTTCTGTCTTTAGCAGTTTTTGCCGCTTCTATTTCTTCGCTCAGTGTTGGCTCATTGGCATTTTCGTTAAGTCTTATTACTTACATCATCGCGGTGCTTTTAGTTTCACACAAACAAGGTGAGCTGAATTCAATGGCCACTTACTGCGCTAAAGGGGCCTTGGGACTATTCTATATTGGCCTATTGCCTTCTTTTGCTTACAGAATTTTAGAACATAACAACGGCATTGCTTGGTTTACTTTCTTGTTGGCTGTTGTGTTTGCTGGCGACACCATGGCCTATATTTTTGGCGTCCTTATTGGCCGACATAAAGTTATGCCGTCAGTATCTCCGAAAAAAACTTGGGAAGGTTCGATCGGCGGAACCGTAGGTTCTTTGCTTGCAGCGGTTATCTGTTGGTTAGCAATGTTCCCAGAAGTTTCCCTTACGCCACTATTAATATTGGCAGCTCTTGCGGGCTTTGCTGGGCAGTTTGGTGATTTCTTTGAATCATTATTAAAACGAGTCTCTGATGTGAAGGATTCTGGGAAAATCATGCCAGGTCATGGTGGCGTCTTAGACAGAGTCGACGCGGTCCTGTTCGCAAGTCCTGTGATTCTTTCAGGAATATTAATTTTGTCTCATCTTTTGTCGTAA
- a CDS encoding DNA-3-methyladenine glycosylase: protein MILPQEFYFEDTTKVAKQLLGKVLNIKTKDVKFRARITEVEAYLGVEDPACHTFGDRRTPRVQSMYLDGGHSYVYLIYGMYYCLNFVTRTPDHPEAVLIRAVQPFEADAKPKRKDLTTNGPGKLCRRYGITKDHDGLRLWKKNSLLYVSDDDFKVKNQDIVATTRVGVDYAGEAAQWPLRFYIKDNPYISRK from the coding sequence ATGATCCTTCCCCAGGAATTCTATTTTGAAGACACCACAAAAGTTGCAAAACAGCTTTTGGGTAAGGTTTTAAATATTAAAACTAAGGACGTAAAGTTTCGTGCAAGAATCACTGAAGTAGAAGCCTACTTAGGAGTAGAAGATCCCGCCTGTCACACGTTTGGCGACAGAAGAACACCACGCGTTCAATCAATGTACTTAGATGGTGGACACTCTTATGTGTACTTAATTTACGGTATGTACTATTGCCTTAACTTCGTGACCAGAACTCCTGACCATCCTGAAGCTGTGCTGATACGCGCAGTTCAGCCCTTTGAAGCGGATGCAAAACCGAAAAGAAAAGATCTTACCACCAACGGCCCCGGGAAATTGTGCCGTCGGTATGGAATTACCAAGGACCATGATGGTTTGCGCCTGTGGAAAAAGAACTCACTTTTGTATGTAAGTGATGACGATTTTAAAGTGAAGAATCAAGACATCGTCGCCACAACCAGAGTGGGGGTTGATTATGCGGGCGAAGCCGCGCAGTGGCCCTTAAGATTTTACATAAAAGACAATCCTTATATCTCTCGTAAATAG
- the tsaB gene encoding tRNA (adenosine(37)-N6)-threonylcarbamoyltransferase complex dimerization subunit type 1 TsaB, which translates to MKILAMETSTLLGGVAVVIDGKVAAEETSLRQKSHSEIISPFVANCLEKTQLKLEDIDVFAVGQGPGSFTGIRVAANAGKSFAYAYSKPMVTIDSLMLLAQQAKDCGKPVLAIINAYKNMVYTGLFDVSGEEPKYLKGPEAIPVRDLKNHINTDCLVVGDGWEAYHEYFPEELKQKFTRDENFPDQALPSTLGIMAEARAKKGLTLDWNSFVPLYIRASEAEETKKGILISPLK; encoded by the coding sequence ATGAAAATACTAGCTATGGAAACCAGCACTCTGCTTGGTGGAGTCGCTGTGGTTATTGATGGAAAAGTTGCCGCAGAAGAAACATCACTGCGGCAAAAATCCCATAGCGAAATCATCAGCCCCTTTGTTGCTAATTGTTTAGAAAAAACTCAGTTAAAACTAGAAGATATCGATGTGTTCGCAGTCGGCCAGGGTCCAGGTAGTTTTACCGGTATTCGCGTGGCAGCCAATGCGGGTAAGTCATTTGCTTATGCTTATTCTAAACCCATGGTCACCATCGATTCCTTGATGCTTCTAGCTCAGCAAGCTAAAGACTGTGGCAAACCGGTGCTGGCAATTATTAATGCTTACAAAAACATGGTTTACACAGGTCTTTTTGATGTCAGTGGTGAGGAACCAAAATATCTAAAAGGTCCTGAAGCGATCCCCGTCCGTGACTTGAAAAATCATATTAACACTGACTGCCTAGTCGTGGGTGATGGTTGGGAAGCTTACCATGAGTACTTTCCTGAAGAATTAAAACAGAAGTTTACCCGAGACGAAAACTTTCCAGATCAAGCGTTGCCTTCCACTCTTGGCATCATGGCGGAAGCCAGAGCAAAAAAGGGTCTAACCTTGGACTGGAATTCATTTGTGCCTCTTTATATCCGCGCGTCTGAAGCCGAAGAGACAAAAAAAGGAATACTCATCTCTCCGCTGAAATAA
- the frr gene encoding ribosome recycling factor has translation MAIADVKKNAQAKMDKSVAALGEELKKIRTGRAQVSMLDNIRVNYYGTPSPLSQVASISTPDAKSFLIAPWEVSILKDIEQAIIKSELGMAPMNDGKVIRLKVPDLTEERRKDLAKQVKKIAEEARVAVRMARRDANEEVKKLQKDKAISEDEGKKGEADVQKLTDDYIKKVDQVADEKEKSILTI, from the coding sequence ATGGCAATCGCTGATGTAAAAAAGAATGCTCAAGCTAAGATGGATAAAAGTGTTGCGGCTTTAGGTGAAGAACTTAAAAAAATCCGCACAGGTCGCGCTCAGGTTTCTATGCTAGATAATATCCGCGTGAACTACTACGGCACTCCATCTCCACTATCTCAAGTTGCTTCAATCTCTACCCCTGACGCAAAATCATTTTTGATCGCGCCTTGGGAAGTTTCTATTCTTAAAGATATCGAACAAGCGATCATCAAGTCTGAACTTGGCATGGCGCCAATGAACGACGGTAAAGTGATCCGTTTGAAAGTTCCAGATTTGACTGAAGAACGTCGTAAAGACTTGGCAAAACAAGTTAAGAAAATCGCTGAAGAGGCTCGCGTTGCCGTTCGTATGGCTCGTCGTGATGCCAACGAAGAAGTTAAAAAACTTCAAAAAGATAAAGCTATCAGCGAAGACGAAGGCAAAAAAGGCGAAGCTGACGTTCAAAAACTGACTGACGATTATATTAAAAAAGTCGATCAAGTTGCTGACGAAAAAGAAAAGTCGATTTTGACTATCTAG
- the pyrH gene encoding UMP kinase, translated as MKEPVYKRILLKLSGEALAGKQGTGINTAVIKQIAVDVAEAYKAGVQMGIVIGGGNIYRGVAASAEGMDRASADYMGMLATCINALALQDALEKEGVPTRVQTAIEMAEIAEPYIRRKAIRHLEKERIVIFGAGTGNPFFTTDTAASLRAMEIGAQVIMKATKVDGIYDKDPNKHSDAVKFEKISYIDVLNRGLQVMDSTAISMCMDNKLPIITFDLTQPGNILKAVQGENIGTLVH; from the coding sequence TTGAAAGAGCCTGTTTACAAACGTATTTTGCTAAAGTTAAGTGGTGAAGCTCTTGCTGGTAAGCAAGGGACTGGAATCAACACTGCGGTTATTAAACAAATCGCTGTGGATGTAGCAGAGGCGTACAAAGCAGGCGTTCAAATGGGTATCGTTATCGGTGGCGGTAACATCTATCGTGGTGTTGCCGCTTCTGCTGAGGGCATGGATCGCGCAAGTGCTGACTATATGGGTATGCTTGCGACTTGTATCAATGCTTTGGCTCTTCAGGACGCCCTTGAAAAAGAAGGCGTTCCAACACGAGTGCAAACTGCCATTGAAATGGCAGAAATTGCAGAACCTTATATCCGTCGTAAAGCCATCCGCCATTTGGAAAAGGAACGTATCGTTATTTTCGGTGCTGGCACTGGAAATCCATTCTTCACTACTGATACGGCCGCTTCACTTCGTGCGATGGAAATCGGCGCACAAGTGATTATGAAAGCCACAAAGGTTGATGGCATTTACGACAAAGATCCAAACAAACACAGCGACGCTGTTAAGTTTGAAAAGATCAGCTACATCGACGTGCTTAACCGCGGTCTGCAGGTGATGGATTCAACAGCGATCAGCATGTGTATGGATAATAAACTTCCAATTATTACTTTTGACCTTACTCAGCCAGGCAACATCCTGAAGGCTGTTCAAGGTGAAAACATCGGGACTCTAGTTCACTAG
- a CDS encoding helix-turn-helix domain-containing protein, which translates to MQATTRYNYYEILELPANAPQHEVTVAYDRARSTYSGDNPAIYTIFSEHEARELLVLIEEAYQVLGNKILRNIYDQRLRNGLSSLNDLTYASILEASKQMYPEPKADKSVPAYKKDEAFEKEIAAQANWDGALLKKVREYKNLTVQKVSEITKINSYYVTAIEAMDAGNLPAVVFVRGYVVQMAKALGLDDKKVADSYMKNFKNGLGK; encoded by the coding sequence ATGCAAGCAACGACTAGATATAACTATTACGAGATTCTTGAGCTACCAGCAAACGCGCCTCAACACGAGGTGACGGTAGCCTATGATCGCGCTCGCAGCACCTATTCTGGCGACAATCCAGCTATCTATACAATCTTCTCTGAACACGAAGCTCGAGAGCTTTTGGTTTTGATTGAAGAAGCTTACCAAGTACTAGGTAATAAGATTCTTAGAAATATCTATGATCAACGTTTGCGTAATGGTCTTTCTTCTTTGAATGACCTTACTTATGCTTCGATTTTAGAAGCCAGCAAACAGATGTATCCAGAACCTAAAGCGGATAAGTCAGTACCAGCTTATAAAAAAGACGAAGCTTTTGAAAAAGAAATCGCAGCTCAGGCTAACTGGGATGGCGCTTTACTTAAAAAAGTTCGTGAATACAAAAATCTTACAGTTCAAAAAGTCAGCGAAATCACGAAAATCAATTCCTACTATGTCACGGCGATTGAAGCTATGGATGCAGGAAATCTTCCGGCTGTGGTTTTCGTTAGAGGTTACGTAGTGCAAATGGCAAAAGCACTGGGCCTTGATGACAAAAAAGTCGCTGATTCTTATATGAAGAACTTCAAGAACGGTCTTGGAAAATAA
- the rseP gene encoding RIP metalloprotease RseP, with amino-acid sequence MNIFSYFQQGLSAIVPFVILLGILIFVHELGHFLVARWCGVRVEVFSLGFGKKLLKFKKGDTTYALSLIPLGGYVKMFGEQGADNIPEEEKKYSFTHKNVWQRIAVVLAGPLMNFFFAILIFFTVAMVGEDAKTPVAGDVTASSPAYAAGFRSGDKIVSVNQKPISTWEDLQKTISLKEAQDLRLDVVVEREGTKEVAQFAMDTKPERNPNVLSNFDYIANIDGLSPYSAGTTVGVLPNSPLHALGLKTGDTLTSINGQKVSYWRQIEPLLAKLNAKETLTIEAMGVREGDNTEKPLTVTLAPLESMNSFTMQGLGFESSELYLSKVLENSPAEAAGLRSMDRLVSINNVTLQKWEDVISNIKSFDGKNPVDLVVLRNGEKLNLKITPKMTTQMTAAGTEEKRYTIGISPIANIAVPELMTVKAAGVGEALVRGTQKTWEVSVMTVMSFVKLFQGMISPKNIGGVISIGQAASETFKIGLTQFLQMMAIISVNLFILNLMPIPVLDGGHLVFYIIEVVKGAPLSIKKMEIAQQVGLALLMSLMIFALFNDFTRLLGL; translated from the coding sequence ATGAATATTTTTTCTTACTTTCAACAAGGTTTGTCTGCAATCGTTCCATTTGTCATTTTGCTCGGGATCCTAATTTTCGTTCATGAGCTTGGACACTTTCTTGTCGCCCGTTGGTGCGGAGTAAGAGTTGAAGTATTCAGTCTTGGGTTCGGCAAAAAACTTTTGAAATTTAAAAAAGGCGACACGACCTATGCACTTTCACTAATCCCACTGGGTGGCTATGTGAAAATGTTTGGCGAACAAGGCGCCGACAATATTCCGGAAGAAGAAAAGAAATATTCATTCACCCACAAGAACGTCTGGCAACGTATTGCAGTCGTTTTAGCGGGTCCTTTGATGAACTTCTTTTTTGCGATTTTGATTTTCTTCACGGTCGCGATGGTTGGTGAAGATGCTAAAACGCCGGTTGCCGGTGATGTGACTGCAAGTTCTCCTGCCTATGCAGCGGGTTTCAGATCTGGAGACAAAATTGTTTCTGTAAATCAAAAACCAATTTCAACTTGGGAAGATTTGCAAAAAACCATCAGCTTAAAAGAAGCTCAAGATTTGCGTCTTGATGTTGTGGTTGAGCGTGAAGGTACTAAAGAGGTTGCGCAATTTGCGATGGATACAAAACCAGAGCGCAATCCAAACGTGCTTAGCAATTTTGATTATATCGCGAACATCGATGGCTTAAGTCCTTATTCTGCTGGGACAACAGTGGGAGTTTTACCTAATTCCCCTCTTCATGCTTTGGGTTTGAAAACCGGCGATACACTGACTTCGATCAATGGACAAAAAGTAAGTTACTGGCGTCAAATTGAGCCTCTATTAGCTAAACTAAATGCTAAAGAGACTTTGACGATTGAAGCCATGGGCGTTCGTGAAGGTGATAATACTGAAAAGCCGCTGACAGTGACGTTGGCTCCGCTTGAGTCGATGAATTCATTCACGATGCAAGGTTTGGGTTTTGAAAGTTCTGAACTTTACCTAAGCAAAGTTCTTGAAAACTCTCCAGCGGAAGCTGCTGGCTTACGTTCAATGGATCGTTTGGTTTCTATCAACAACGTGACTTTGCAAAAGTGGGAAGATGTTATTAGCAACATCAAATCTTTTGACGGAAAAAATCCGGTGGATCTGGTTGTTCTTCGTAACGGCGAAAAATTGAATCTTAAAATCACGCCAAAAATGACGACACAAATGACGGCTGCGGGAACTGAAGAAAAACGTTATACAATTGGCATTTCGCCAATTGCTAACATCGCTGTTCCTGAATTAATGACTGTCAAAGCTGCTGGCGTGGGCGAAGCCTTGGTTCGCGGTACGCAAAAAACTTGGGAAGTATCAGTCATGACTGTGATGAGTTTTGTGAAACTCTTCCAGGGAATGATTTCTCCGAAAAATATCGGTGGTGTTATTTCCATCGGTCAGGCTGCGAGCGAAACATTTAAAATCGGTTTAACTCAGTTCTTACAGATGATGGCTATCATTTCTGTGAACCTTTTCATCCTGAACTTGATGCCGATCCCAGTACTTGATGGTGGTCACCTTGTGTTCTACATCATCGAAGTGGTAAAGGGTGCCCCGCTTAGCATCAAGAAAATGGAAATTGCACAGCAGGTAGGTCTAGCTCTGTTGATGAGCTTAATGATCTTTGCCTTGTTTAACGACTTTACTCGTCTATTAGGATTATGA
- a CDS encoding isoprenyl transferase, with protein sequence MTLPKHIAIIMDGNGRWAQLKGRPRTFGHVKGTRVAKKIITACSKKGIKNLTLYAFSTENWFRPQAEVSLLMTILRRYLKRETENLIKENIRFSVIGDLSRVPKDVAETIGKSIEATSKCTGLNLVFALSYGSRQEITEAVRSIAARVEAGELSADEIDESVINSSLSTYPTPDPDLIIRTSGEQRLSNFLMWQAAYSEFYFTDILWPNFTESHLDEALHAFSGRQRRFGKVSANDNLEKFPN encoded by the coding sequence ATGACGCTACCTAAACACATTGCTATTATTATGGACGGAAATGGCCGCTGGGCTCAGCTCAAGGGCCGTCCGCGCACGTTTGGACATGTCAAAGGGACTCGTGTCGCTAAAAAGATCATCACTGCGTGTTCTAAAAAGGGTATTAAAAATCTGACCCTTTACGCTTTCAGTACCGAAAACTGGTTTCGTCCTCAGGCCGAAGTCAGTTTGTTAATGACGATTCTTCGCCGTTACTTAAAGCGTGAAACTGAAAATCTGATCAAAGAAAATATCCGCTTCTCTGTTATCGGAGATCTGTCGCGTGTTCCAAAAGACGTGGCAGAAACAATCGGTAAATCCATTGAAGCGACTTCCAAATGCACAGGCTTAAACCTTGTTTTTGCTCTTAGTTACGGGTCTCGCCAAGAGATCACGGAAGCTGTGCGCTCGATCGCTGCCCGAGTTGAGGCTGGTGAATTATCCGCTGATGAAATTGATGAATCCGTTATCAATTCTAGCCTAAGTACTTACCCTACTCCGGATCCTGATTTGATCATTCGCACGAGTGGCGAGCAAAGATTGTCTAATTTCTTAATGTGGCAAGCTGCATACTCAGAATTTTATTTTACTGATATACTGTGGCCTAACTTCACTGAATCTCACCTTGATGAAGCCCTACACGCTTTTTCAGGGAGACAACGCCGATTTGGCAAGGTCTCTGCGAATGACAACTTGGAAAAGTTTCCTAACTAG
- a CDS encoding RluA family pseudouridine synthase, which produces MENKDSTQKITVTASADMDGLRLDKALALVAEVGTRSRASHLIENSLVTLNGKIAKPSVAVKENDLIQVTLPPPVSSELQKFDLKLDVIFEDDDLLVINKPAGLVVHPAAGHAQDTLVNALLAHTDDLSMKFGEERPGIVHRLDKETSGLIVIAKNDQTHEALTAQFKERSTHRIYYAVCIGTAKNLSGSIRSFLARHPLDRKRYASVLGNDKKPLQDKDDPPSIGKWAVTHYEVLHRKSGLSYLKLKLETGRTHQIRVHLSENGLPIAGDALYGADKKVKNVEAKNTQEDLKSLTRFLLHAAELGFTHPRTKERMSFKQDWPEDIQGYLKKWGLQ; this is translated from the coding sequence TTGGAAAATAAAGATTCAACTCAAAAAATAACCGTCACTGCTTCTGCAGATATGGATGGCTTGCGCCTTGATAAGGCTTTGGCATTAGTTGCAGAAGTAGGAACTCGTTCGCGTGCCAGTCACTTGATCGAAAATTCTTTAGTCACACTTAATGGCAAGATCGCTAAACCTTCAGTGGCCGTGAAAGAAAACGATCTTATTCAAGTCACCCTTCCGCCCCCTGTTTCTTCTGAATTGCAGAAATTTGATCTTAAGCTTGATGTGATTTTTGAAGATGATGATTTATTAGTGATCAATAAACCTGCGGGCCTTGTGGTTCACCCGGCGGCTGGACATGCGCAAGATACTTTAGTGAATGCATTGCTTGCCCATACAGATGATTTATCCATGAAGTTTGGCGAAGAACGCCCCGGCATTGTTCATCGACTTGATAAAGAAACTAGTGGTTTGATTGTTATTGCGAAAAACGACCAAACCCATGAAGCACTCACCGCGCAATTTAAAGAGCGCAGCACTCACCGTATTTATTACGCAGTTTGTATTGGAACTGCTAAAAATCTAAGTGGCTCAATTAGAAGCTTCCTTGCACGCCATCCTCTTGATCGCAAAAGATATGCCTCTGTATTGGGAAATGACAAAAAACCACTTCAAGATAAAGACGATCCACCTTCTATTGGTAAATGGGCTGTCACTCATTACGAAGTACTGCACAGAAAAAGTGGGCTTAGTTATTTAAAATTGAAATTAGAAACAGGTCGCACCCATCAGATCCGTGTTCATCTTTCTGAAAATGGACTTCCGATTGCTGGCGATGCCTTGTACGGTGCTGATAAAAAGGTTAAGAACGTGGAAGCAAAAAACACCCAGGAAGATTTAAAAAGTTTAACTCGCTTTCTGCTTCACGCCGCCGAATTAGGGTTTACTCATCCCCGCACAAAAGAGAGAATGTCATTTAAGCAAGATTGGCCTGAAGACATTCAAGGCTATTTGAAAAAATGGGGACTGCAATGA